Proteins found in one Silene latifolia isolate original U9 population unplaced genomic scaffold, ASM4854445v1 scaffold_20.1, whole genome shotgun sequence genomic segment:
- the LOC141638495 gene encoding uncharacterized protein LOC141638495: MAAAASSPAISNNGSETTADSGGKTAAVPSVLLQRSDPSKNLRGLNKPKCITCGNVARSRCPFQCCKSCCSKAQNPCHIHVLKPNATLADRGATANSAPPEQRPNEGAAPLPPAKVTSIRQLSNTFSQFNNVHTPARSRKPLSMKEALVINEWRFAKLKEYKESNIEAENDAFDRYMQNINLLEEVFDVNSERLENNNSQLSNLPTTSGEKADMVSEMKAKLRSNPGRINTFKKRTRQTVDQGLRNLQFYESNDGSGNLDNEDDPTPKAAKNWWAGNMSSLTALNEKLNRAQTVEDIKRCIQVRAKNKGQAKLTSQKETECTDISKEMIIPKETSVSRVSEKPLLKFVRATEIDQNSLNGMEFYFSSREEIEDL; encoded by the exons ATGGCGGCCGCCGCGTCATCGCCGGCGATAAGCAACAACGGCTCCGAAACCACCGCAGATTCTGGCGGTAAGACCGCTGCAGTTCCGTCGGTTTTGCTGCAACGTTCCGATCCGTCGAAGAATCTACGCGGACTCAATAAACCTAAGTGTATCACTTGTGGCAATGTTGCTCGCTCTAG ATGTCCTTTCCAATGTTGCAAAAGTTGCTGCTCAAAAGCTCAGAATCCGTGTCATATACATG TCTTGAAGCCAAATGCTACTCTAGCAGATAGGGGAGCTACTGCAAACTCTGCACCTCCTGAGCAGCGGCCAAATGAAGGGGCAGCCCCCTT GCCTCCTGCTAAAGTAACTTCAATCAGACAACTCTCCAACACATTTTCACAATTCAACAATGTGCATACGCCAGCGCGTTCTAGGAAGCCACTCAGTATGAAG GAGGCTTTAGTTATAAATGAATGGAGATTTGCTAAGCTGAAGGAATACAAGGAAAGCAACATTGAAGCCGAAAATGACGCATTTGACCGATACATGCAGAATATCAACTTGCTAGAAGAGGTATTTGATGTGAATTCCGAGCGCCTGGAAAACAACAACTCTCAGTTGTCAAATCTTCCTACCACTTCAGGCGAGAAAGCAGACATGGTTTCCGAGATGAAAGCAAAACTAAGATCCAATCCCGGGAGAATTAATACATTTAAGAAGAGAACCCGACAGACAGTTGATCAAGGATTGAGAAATCTCCAGTTTTATGAATCAAATGATGGTTCTGGTAACCTAGATAATGAAGATGATCCAACACCTAAAGCGGCAAAGAATTGGTGGGCGGGGAATATGTCATCTTTGACAGCATTGAATGAGAAGTTGAACAGAGCACAAACTGTGGAGGATATAAAGCGGTGTATCCAAGTGCGAGCCAAGAATAAAGGTCAAGCAAAACTGACTTCTCAGAAGGAAACCGAGTGCACTGATATATCAAAAGAGATGATTATACCAAAAGAGACGAGTGTGTCACGGGTTTCAGAAAAACCTCTACTGAAGTTTGTCAGAGCTACTGAAATCGATCAGAATTCGTTGAACGGCATGGAATTTTACTTCTCCTCCCGGGAAGAGATAGAAGATCTGTAA